The DNA sequence GCTCCGGCAATACACCCGGTGTAAAGCTCGACCATTTCCATGAAGCGTGGGGACAACTGTCCGCGGGTGACGATATCGGAGACACAAAACGTCCCACCAGGTTTCAGTACCCTGTAGATTTCACGAAATGCAGCCTGTTTGTCCGGGACTAAATTCAAAACACAATTGCTGAGTACCGTATCTACAGAAGTGGTTTCAACCGGCAGATCCTCGATATCGCCAAGCCGAAATTCTACGTTTTGGAATCCAAGTTTGGCCTGGTTCCGCTCGGCTAAATTGATCATCTTTTCCGTCATATCCACCCCGATGACTGTACCGGAGTCGCCAATAATTGATCGGGCGACGAACACATCGTTTCCGGCTCCCGATCCGAGATCAAGGACAGTTGTACCCGGCTTCAGGTCAATATGGTTGGTCGGAATCCCGCATCCCAGGCTGAGGTCGGCATCTTCAACGTATCCGTTCATTTGGGAATAGTCCTCCGCAAGCGTCTCGCAGTTTCCGGAGTCTGAGGACTGTGATGAACAACAGCATCCCCCCGCTTGATCGGCTCTCTCTCCATAGGCTTGTTTCACTTGCTCTTTCAGTTCTGCATTTGATGGCATGGTTGACTCCTTTTTTGTTTGTGTGCGCATATATGCATGCATATAGTTAAAAAAATCGGGTAATCAGCAGCAGTTCGGATAGCAGACCCGGACGCAAGTTTGCAGCTTTTGTGCGATTTCTTTCATCTTCCCGGAAAACGATTTTGCATCGACGCGATAGTAGACGTGGCGCCCCTCTTTCTCCGACCTGACAATGCCGGTCGATTCCAACAGTGAGAGATGCCTGGATATGACAGATCTGTCCTGGGGCATATAATTGGCGATGGTGCCGATATCTGATCGGCCCTGTAACAACAATACCTTTAATAGTTCGATCCGGACCGGTTCGGCTAGAGATTTAAAGAACGCCGAGTCCAGAAATTCGACTAATTCCCCGGCAACCTGTTCTTTGGTGATAATCTCATTCATTATGTGTGCATGGTAATGCATGTTTGATGAATTGTCAATACTTTAGATCCGCAATATGATAGAAAAGTCAATTCGAAGACATGGTATGACTTCATTTATCTGTCGACTATATTTAACTTCTTGATTGCAGGGCTAAAAATAGAAAAAGGGCGCTCAGATTCCATTGGTTCCGGGAATTTGATTCCTGCATACTTTAAATCTACGGAAACCCAAATTATCCGACTGGAAGAGGCAGATGAAGTTTTTCTATAAATCAGTTATTGCATTCTTCTCTTTTTTGCTAGTACTGGCGTGCTCCGATTCACCGACAGATCCGGAAAAAAACCTCGTTGAGCGTGGCGCATACAAGGAAGTTGTGCAACTGGAACAGTATAGTGCGGAGACAATAAGAAATGCAGTGGAGCAGAACGACTACGAATCGCCACTGGAATTCACATCGGACGTTTCCGTATATCGCATTGTGTATTATACCGTCGACCTCGCTGGTGACATTGTGGAGGCATCAGGCGCGTTAATGTTACCAGCGGAAGCCAATACATCGCCAATGCTGAGTATCCAGCACGGGACCGTTTTTGAGCAGACCAGTGTGGCTTCGGAAGGGGCATTCATGGCGGCCGAAGGGATGCTCGGAGTGGCGTTCGCGTCATCGAATTATGTTACGATTCTTCCTGACTACCTGGGCTACGGCATCTCTGATATGATGCACCCGTACGTCCATGCAAAGGGGAATGCCAATGTAGTTATCGATATGCTCCAGGCAGTGAAATCGTGGTGCGCAGAGAATAACGTTAATTTGAACGATCAAATATTCCTGGGTGGATATTCGGAAGGTGGCTATGTTACTATGGCTGCACAGAGACTAATTGAAGCAGAATACAATACTGAACTTCCGCTGACCGCAGTAGCCCCCGCTGCCGGGCCGTTTGATTTAAGCGGTTTTGTGGTTGATGTCATCAATGGAATGGATTATCCCGAACCAGTGCTCGCCGGGTTTCTCCTCACCGCCTATGATGAAATTTATAACTGGAATTTATTGGATGAGATCTTTGTGGCAGCATTTGCCGATCAAATGCCCACCCTCTTCGATGGCAGTAAATCCGGAAATGATCTGCGTAACATTCTGCCGGATTCGATTGGAGGTTTAATCCGCCACCAATTTGTCGAGGGCTACCGGGCCGGCGATTTCCCTGAAGTTGAATCCGCATTTGCGGAAAATACCTTGTTAGACTGGTCACCGCAAACCCCGATACACCTGTTTCACGGGAACGCCGATAACGTGGTAACTGTTCAAAATTCGCTGCGTGCGTATGACTCGTTGTCAGCAAAAACAAGTGCCACGATCGATATCACCACCTACGAGGGATTAGGACATCAGGCTGCAGCAGAACATGTGTATTATGACATTGCATTATGGTTTGAGTCGTTTCGATAATCAGTCAATCTGCAAATCGTTTATTCAATAACTTCTTGTCAATGATGAAATTCCTTAAAAAGAAGCGGTATCCCATCGATTTCCGCTTCGTAACGGAATAAGAGCGTCGTATATTTGTACTGTTATGGATAATATTACCGAGCTAGTCCGTTCATACGCAAATTTCTTTTACCGGGTGAACAGAGAGGCACCCCCGGCCGGCGAACGGATTTTAACACTCCCGTTGTCGAAGGCCCTTGGCTGGGCGAAAGAACTGCTTCCGGATCTCCATCCGGATGAAATTTCGGTGAATATCCTCCCTGAACATATCCGGGAAGAGATCATCGAGATCATGGAAGATTCGCCGGATCAACTGCTCATGGATGCCAGGTATCTCTATCTGGAACAGTTCCTGTCACAGTCATTTTTTTACTATTTCATCCTGCAAGCCTCGTTAGGCCATGATGAGGATGAGATTAACCGGATGGCCGAAGAAGATTTTAATATCACCGGGGAATACAAGATCTATAAACCACCCCAGCACCGGAACAAGTATGCCTCGCGGAAGACAACTATTTTTCTGGATTGGGACGACACCATTGATACGGGTTCCATCCGGGAAAAATTTAATGAGTTTATCGACCACTATCGCACGAGCAATTATGTGACCACCGGGCATTCGTATTCGCTTGTGGTAACCTCCGCCTCTATTTCTCTGGAGGAAAAGCTCAAACGGCTGGATAAAGATCTGTTACACGGACTGGATGCGGTCTATACCGTACCGGCCTGCTCCAACTGGGTCCCAAATACCGGGAAACTCACCGAACATGCAGATTATCCCGGGTTCTACCGCCACAATAATTTCGGAATTAGCGAGGTATCGCGGCTGGTGACACCCGATATGCACAATGCCGTGCTGGGTAAACTCTATACGGATGTCTCTCAGCAACTGGATGTCGATCCGGAGCACGCCATAATTATCACCGACCAGTTTGCGGATCAGTCTGCCGACAAAAGTATTCCGCTGGTTACGTTGGTAGTTCCCAGAGATGAATCTGTCGGTGCGGATATCTGGATCCGGGCGATTAACTTTCTGGAGAATAAAGGCGATTTTAATATTTATCATGGCGCGAACCGGCTTACCTGGGGGCTACAGCGACCACGTGGGAATTACGAATTTCGTCGGTACAAGGCTGCGGACGGTCTGGAACTCTACCGGACTCCGCGATTCCCGAACTGCTATTTCCTGGGGCACGCGCCGACCTTCAAAGACGGAATCATCAGGTTCTAATCACATTATCTCTGAATTCATTTTTCCACGGACTCATCGATCGTGACTCTGGAACGAACCATCCACATTGACCAAATCGGTCCCGTCCGATTTGAACGGAGCAAGCGAGCGCAGAGACTGAACATCTCCCTGCGGCCGTTTGCCGGAATCCGGGTAGCTGTTCCTCCAGGGGTACCGCTTCAC is a window from the Candidatus Neomarinimicrobiota bacterium genome containing:
- the arsM gene encoding arsenite methyltransferase, which codes for MPSNAELKEQVKQAYGERADQAGGCCCSSQSSDSGNCETLAEDYSQMNGYVEDADLSLGCGIPTNHIDLKPGTTVLDLGSGAGNDVFVARSIIGDSGTVIGVDMTEKMINLAERNQAKLGFQNVEFRLGDIEDLPVETTSVDTVLSNCVLNLVPDKQAAFREIYRVLKPGGTFCVSDIVTRGQLSPRFMEMVELYTGCIAGAVQLEEYLEIIKTAGFPEPEVKEKRSVPIPEDLLEKYRDDPEVQKFLKSDAEVLSVTVTGTKPIMR
- a CDS encoding lipase family protein; protein product: MKFFYKSVIAFFSFLLVLACSDSPTDPEKNLVERGAYKEVVQLEQYSAETIRNAVEQNDYESPLEFTSDVSVYRIVYYTVDLAGDIVEASGALMLPAEANTSPMLSIQHGTVFEQTSVASEGAFMAAEGMLGVAFASSNYVTILPDYLGYGISDMMHPYVHAKGNANVVIDMLQAVKSWCAENNVNLNDQIFLGGYSEGGYVTMAAQRLIEAEYNTELPLTAVAPAAGPFDLSGFVVDVINGMDYPEPVLAGFLLTAYDEIYNWNLLDEIFVAAFADQMPTLFDGSKSGNDLRNILPDSIGGLIRHQFVEGYRAGDFPEVESAFAENTLLDWSPQTPIHLFHGNADNVVTVQNSLRAYDSLSAKTSATIDITTYEGLGHQAAAEHVYYDIALWFESFR
- a CDS encoding metalloregulator ArsR/SmtB family transcription factor, producing the protein MNEIITKEQVAGELVEFLDSAFFKSLAEPVRIELLKVLLLQGRSDIGTIANYMPQDRSVISRHLSLLESTGIVRSEKEGRHVYYRVDAKSFSGKMKEIAQKLQTCVRVCYPNCC